One window from the genome of Macrobrachium nipponense isolate FS-2020 chromosome 49, ASM1510439v2, whole genome shotgun sequence encodes:
- the LOC135205306 gene encoding uncharacterized protein LOC135205306, giving the protein MCENFFDIEKQSQKMSPTIAENQVKPPRKYFMCKIPLYPNITERLFGPLMNKSVNIKTDMCEIILNPECQDDTNLQAGQVKASRKEEPVTCLDCGSHFLKQKYLNQHVKLNRCKKIKMIEKVETEYRFKGPSRKSVFCVDCGAAFLKKKYLVQHQKKNRCNSRGDHKMKKQKKQNRYKTVVKNETKTKSPPREKKRYHCSVCGKGFTYQKIFERHQSVPGSICYKTSIVLETSEIVSKVSKNKVSSADCERVSPHRGIEERDVGDSAENQVLNIDCESALLCRSAERENDSETKKRSYRCSVCERDFSYCKNLERHQSVQGSACYKPSKDEEPPEKESKFVMNKNVNVEKIGGKKTLHCELNSTDLKSQLSLIRHVDLQLFKSRLRQESPLEGKPYRCLICKTGYIYKKNLVRHIRRSKCYSVYWNNIAQDMSDDVLRNKSPERRRSYLLHQCLFESKSRKTPDQLGVRKLHKCHFCNRGFSSISNLNKHCRLKRCKFELNWEALDQPQKVRVSCMDCGALFRKRKYLLRHKSLKRCKKAKLLARNTLHVQGVSQKVQEESVSLNKVKEETNDASEFCIFEPNVELEYETPNQLEDVIKKETEELLMSTSHEQLEFIVKEEVDEFQEPNLEIQEEERCKILSDEPYIQGDMIKEETDKVLASPSLDQAYETNSGSLGRTVEKEYDVTCKCDPSNQTQNVQDEVSRVHKRKRRKVNKTSCCTTFLQTCKGVTANERNSAADRVQECNLSVEGLQADNSGVPQLVMSGRLRGINNTKLSLKKPGRKVKKRKPRSCHQCGQSFVSTSNLNKHFRLNRCKPKIVGSEHHLVKGTMQDERVVCGDCGAQYLKLKYFVQHKKLNRCNVLRRQNCFTSEGAELKDSLSDSVDCLSSEVAPERESRQFSCKSSSSSTGDQLESDSLNTDLEGKCGMLNTPVVIEKQETTKVINILPDEVLDESCAKCDDVAKDKAVEVNASNPSNMSNKLDHSLVGREAEIIHKGNNPSRPSQSKTLKITKKGVMSRAYKPKGCMSQALELGSGVDQNQEPKDDRNQAREPNVNMSWTKVDTSQGHEPKGYRSQTLMAESDPCQSYEPKGVIKQECELKDGTNQLCGSKVNKNQTHESGQGDQVMADCTGADTSKESKKTGNIGKLNAYDLGKHKNIHSKKSSNEKIGSRASRNCELCGNDFYCKSELTRHYKLNRCKILKNNVCKEGCASFEIRENGEKYQHGSSGQTQNVQDGVSRRDGSETIKVDKQAEDRLQECLESNLKVLTDNSGKPQSAVSVINSAELTLAKLGKKVKKQIPQSCRHCGKSFVSTSNLNKHYRLNRCKPNVIRAKQLFGGIIQEKPIVCGDCGGQYLKKKYYLQHKKLKRCNVTHQLKSLALPGEAVELQDALGRTRDSVSLGESHETKSNVLFCKSRSRTDEQHESDSVYKHLQNRNGLLKRPFDTEERESTEVNNTLLDEVMDRSHEKCDDVNKNKAVEMNAVNPLDESNKLKHSLVERGAELLHKEDTNSTHPSCPSHEVTYSLSATCKITRKGFVSQSCEMEGQMNKENNLEGISSQTYEPECDIGQAYESDIKMSLAKGGKNHAHKPKCDDSQVKKPKCFRNQTCILEAKGNEGQVCEFKDSTSCDCKPKTCMCLTHEPVHFDQVEVNHARAQTFRDSVMQETQNACDASATDVGKLKQLRLKKTVDENEESEASLHCELCGKRFFCKSNLSKHYKLNRCKMTLLRPQLLRHVRKKGWTSFESLENTHPDESVICADCGVRFLRKKYLIQHKKLNRCKMFYNPESMKENSFTTSHNSSTKKNKEASDKENKSSSDCNTCLHEERYLVGCSSHNEYCSVLKNLDHQGDHVLLKNDHRGIHCKAEDNSISPKHQECEMNSGDKCSLQNQQKGPDSSYLFKKRHLNENVTCADCGTRFLKKKYLIQHKKLNRCKFLLSHIDEQNSLSVELDCMMKNASNSGNVDKSFQTFLEKEKNCIEDTSFSIWTHENKLGIFGEKPYKCQSCGRGFFYKKNLYRHLRLRRCKLACKCPFCGVHFFHKKVMPDHLNYELTQNVQSSQYSQNDSRSETLEDLCCHKCRQTSCNKEEDSLPLNLITDYKKEMTIVDIETQNKNTCVDELRISVENENPTLLPECKKNFPSISEQNLQVKEHSTKRILKCSVCDVEFSSTFVHDCHMKICHSDRDCSCITCNKDLKGYDDFDLFLPEHKNGKSYECPLCDKKFLRYRNMLRHVKVHLQRCTKNDFHDKGSEI; this is encoded by the coding sequence ATGTGTGAGAACTTTTTCGATATTGAGAAGCAAAGCCAAAAGATGTCGCCTACCATAGCAGAGAACCAGGTGAAGCCtcccagaaaatattttatgtgcAAAATTCCACTATATCCAAACATTACAGAGAGACTCTTTGGCCCTTTAAtgaataaatcagtaaacatTAAAACAGACATGTGTGAGATTATACTGAATCCAGAGTGTCAAGATGATACTAATTTGCAAGCAGGCCAGGTGAAAGCATCAAGAAAAGAAGAACCTGTGACCTGCTTAGATTGTGGGTCCCATTTTTTGAAGCAAAAGTATCTCAATCAACACGTCAAACTAAACAgatgtaagaaaattaaaatgattgaaAAAGTTGAAACTGAATATAGATTCAAAGGACCAAGTAGAAAGAGTGTATTTTGTGTTGATTGTGGAGCAGcttttcttaagaaaaaataCCTTGTCCAGcaccagaagaagaacaggtgcaactCAAGGGGAGACCATAAGatgaaaaagcaaaagaaacAGAACAGGTATAAAACAGTGGTAAAGAATGAGACAAAAACAAAAtctcctccaagagagaaaaaaaggtatcATTGCTCAGTTTGTGGAAAAGGCTTCACTTATCAGAAAATTTTTGAGAGACACCAAAGTGTGCCTGGTAGTATCTGCTACAAGACTTCCATAGTTCTGGAAACCTCAGAAATAGTTAGTAAAGTGTCTAAAAACAAGGTATCGAGTGCAGATTGTGAACGTGTGTCTCCTCACCGTGGAATAGAAGAAAGAGATGTTGGGGATTCAGCAGAGAACCAGGTATTAAATATAGATTGTGAAAGTGCTTTACTTTGTAGAAGTGCAGAAAGGGAAAATGATTCTGAAACCAAAAAGAGGAGCTATCGTTGCTCTGTATGTGAAAGAGACTTCTCTTATTGTAAAAATCTCGAGAGGCACCAGAGTGTGCAGGGTAGTGCTTGTTATAAACCTTCCAAAGATGAGGAGCCCCCAGAAAAAGAGAGTAAATTTGTTATGAACAAGAACGTAAATGTAGAGAAAATTGGTGGTAAAAAAACATTACATTGTGAACTTAATTCAACTGATCTCAAGTCTCAGCTTAGCTTGATCAGACATGTAGATCTCCAGCTGTTCAAAAGTAGGTTACGTCAAGAATCCCCACTGGAAGGAAAACCTTACAGATGCCTAATATGTAAGACaggatatatatacaaaaagaatCTTGTGAGACACATAAGGCGAAGCAAATGTTACAGCGTCTATTGGAATAACATTGCACAAGATATGTCAGATGACGTGTTGAGAAATAAATCACCTGAAAGGAGAAGAAGTTATCTTCTGCATCAGTGTTTGTTCGAGAGTAAGTCAAGGAAAACTCCAGATCAGCTTGGGGTCAGGAAACTTCATAAATGTCACTTTTGCAATAGAGGGTTTTCTTCAATATCAAATCTTAATAAGCACTGTAGGTTAAAAAGGTGTAAGTTCGAACTGAATTGGGAAGCTCTTGATCAGCCTCAAAAAGTAAGAGTTAGCTGCATGGACTGTGGAGCTCTGTTCCGTAAGCGAAAGTACCTTCTACGACACAAAAGCTTGAAAAGATGTAAAAAGGCAAAACTTCTTGCACGAAATACACTGCATGTTCAGGGGGTCAGTCAAAAGGTTCAAGAAGAATCTGTCTCACTGAACAAGGTAAAAGAGGAAACTAATGATGCAAGTGAATTTTGCATCTTTGAGCCAAATGTTGAGTTAGAATATGAGACACCAAATCAGTTggaagatgtaataaagaaagAGACTGAAGAACTGCTGATGTCCACGTCACACGAACAATTGGAATTCATAGTAAAAGAAGAAGTTGATGAATTCCAAGAGCCCAATTTGGAGATTCAGGAGGAAGAACGCTGTAAGATCCTGTCTGATGAACCATATATCCAAGGAGATATGATCAAAGAAGAAACTGACAAGGTGCTTGCATCTCCTTCGCTAGATCAAGCCTACGAAACGAATTCGGGATCTCTTGGTAGGACAGTGGAAAAAGAATATGATGTTACATGTAAGTGTGACCCATCAAATCAAACTCAGAATGTACAAGATGAAGTCTCCAGGGTGCACAAGCGTAAAAGGAGAAAGGTTAATAAAACTTCATGCTGTACTACATTCCTGCAAACTTGTAAAGGGGTTACAGCAAATGAGAGGAATTCTGCAGCAGATAGAGTACAAGAATGTAATTTGTCAGTTGAGGGATTGCAAGCTGATAATTCAGGGGTGCCCCAGTTGGTAATGAGTGGTAGGCTGAGAGGAATAAATAACACAAAGCTTAGTTTGAAGAAGCCAGGGAGAAAAGTGAAGAAACGAAAACCACGATCATGTCATCAGTGTGGACAGAGCTTTGTGTCTACATCCAATCTAAATAAACATTTCAGGCTGAATAGATGCAAACCTAAAATTGTTGGATCTGAGCATCATTTAGTGAAAGGCACAATGCAGGACGAACGGGTTGTTTGTGGTGATTGTGGGGCGCAGTAtctaaaactgaaatatttcGTTCAGCACAAGAAACTAAATAGATGTAATGTATTACGTCGACAGAACTGTTTCACTTCAGAAGGAGCAGAGTTGAAAGATTCCTTAAGTGATTCTGTTGATTGCCTTTCATCAGAAGTAGCTCCTGAGAGAGAAAGTCGTCAATTTTCTTGTaaaagtagcagcagcagcactgGTGATCAACTTGAGTCTGATTCATTAAATACAGACCTGGAGGGTAAATGTGGTATGCTGAATACACCAGTAGTTATTGAAAAGCAAGAAACCACTAAAGTCATTAACATTTTACCAGATGAGGTTTTGGATGAAAGTTGTGCTAAGTGTGATGATGTTGCTAAAGATAAAGCAGTTGAAGTGAATGCCAGTAATCCATCAAATATGAGCAACAAACTGGATCACTCACTAGTAGGCAGAGAAGCTGAAATCATCCACAAAGGAAATAATCCTTCTCGTCCCTCCCAATCAAAAACTTTGAAGATTACAAAGAAAGGAGTTATGAGTCGAGCATATAAGCCAAAAGGTTGCATGAGCCAAGCATTAGAACTCGGAAGCGGTGTGGATCAGAATCAAGAGCCAAAAGATGACAGAAACCAAGCACGTGAACCAAATGTTAATATGAGTTGGACAAAGGTTGATACCAGTCAAGGACATGAGCCCAAAGGTTATAGGAGTCAAACACTCATGGCAGAAAGTGATCCATGTCAGTCGTATGAGCCAAAAGGTGTTATAAAACAAGAGTGTGAGCTCAAAGATGGCACAAATCAATTGTGTGGGAGTAAGGTTAACAAGAATCAAACACATGAATCTGGTCAGGGTGATCAGGTTATGGCTGACTGCACAGGAGCAGACACTTCCAAAGAGTCCAAAAAAACTGGGAATATTGGTAAATTAAATGCATATGATCTCGgtaaacacaaaaatattcattctAAAAAATCCTCCAATGAAAAGATAGGCAGCAGAGCATCACGAAACTGTGAACTTTGTGGGAACGACTTCTATTGTAAATCAGAACTCACCAGACACTACAAACTTAATAGGTGTAAGATATTGAAAAACAATGTATGTAAAGAAGGTTGTGCTTCATTTGAGATTCGAGAAAATGGTGAAAAGTATCAGCATGGCTCATCAGGTCAAACTCAGAATGTACAAGATGGTGTCTCCAGGAGGGATGGAAGTGAAACGATAAAGGTTGATAAACAGGCTGAAGATAGATTACAAGAATGTTTGGAATCAAATCTAAAAGTGCTGACTGACAATTCAGGGAAGCCCCAGTCAGCAGTAAGTGTAATAAATAGTGCAGAGCTTACGTTGGCCAAGTTagggaaaaaagtgaaaaaacaaatACCACAATCTTGTCGTCACTGTGGAAAGAGCTTTGTGTCTACATCCAATTTAAATAAACATTACAGGCTGAATAGGTGTAAACCAAATGTTATTAGAGCTAAACAGTTATTTGGAGGTATAATACAGGAAAAACCTATTGTCTGTGGTGATTGTGGTGGGCAGTAcctgaaaaaaaagtattacttGCAGCACAAGAAACTAAAGAGATGTAACGTGACTCATCAGCTGAAGAGTTTGGCCCTGCCAGGAGAAGCAGTAGAGTTGCAAGATGCCTTGGGTAGGACACGTGATTCTGTTTCGTTAGGAGAAAGTCATGAGACAAAAAGTAATGTGCTATTTTGCAAAAGTAGGAGCAGAACTGATGAACAGCATGAATCTGATTCAGTATATAAACATCTTCAAAATAGAAATGGTTTACTGAAGAGACCATTTGATACTGAAGAGCGAGAAAGCACTGAAGTCAATAACACTTTATTAGATGAGGTTATGGATAGAAGTCATGAGAAGTGTGATgatgtgaataaaaataaagcagtTGAAATGAATGCCGTCAATCCATTGGATGAAAGCAACAAGTTGAAGCACTCACTAGTGGAGAGAGGTGCTGAACTCCTTCACAAAGAAGATACAAATTCCACTCATCCCTCTTGTCCCTCCCATGAAGTGACCTACAGTTTATCAGCAACTTGTAAGATTACAAGGAAAGGATTTGTGAGTCAATCATGTGAAATGGAAGgtcaaatgaataaagaaaataacctaGAAGGCATTAGCAGTCAAACATATGAGCCGGAATGTGATATAGGTCAAGCATATGAGTCTGACATTAAAATGAGCTTGGCAAAAGGTGGTAAGAATCATGCACATAAGCCAAAATGTGATGATAGTCAGGTAAAAAAGCCAAAATGTTTTAGGAATCAAACATGCATCCTAGAGGCAAAAGGTAATGAGGGTCAAGTCTGTGAGTTTAAAGATTCTACAAGTTGTGACTGCAAGCCAAAAACTTGTATGTGTCTTACACATGAACCTGTTCATTTTGATCAAGTTGAGGTAAACCATGCTAGAGCACAGACATTTAGAGATTCTGTAATGCAAGAAACCCAGAATGCTTGCGATGCCTCTGCAACTGATGTAGGTAAATTAAAACAACTTCGCTTGAAAAAAACTGTTGATgaaaatgaagagagtgaagCATCACTACATTGTGAACTCTGTGGGAAACGCTTCTTTTGTAAATCAAATCTCAGCAAACACTACAAGCTCAATAGGTGTAAGATGACGTTATTACGCCCTCAGTTACTACGCCACGTACGTAAAAAAGGTTGGACATCGTTTGAGAGTCTAGAAAACACGCATCCAGATGAAAGTGTGATTTGTGCAGACTGTGGGGTTCGCTTTCTTAGGAAGAAATATCTAATTCAACACAAGAAACTAAATAGatgtaaaatgttttataatcctGAATCTATGAAGGAGAATTCATTTACAACCAGCCATAATTCTAGTACTAAGAAAAACAAGGAAGCTTCAGATAAGGAGAACAAAAGTAGCAGTGACTGTAATACATGTTTGCATGAAGAAAGATATCTTGTGGGATGCAGCAGTCACAATGAATATTGTTCTGTACTGAAGAACCTAGACCACCAAGGAGATCATGTTCTCCTGAAGAATGACCACAGGGGAATTCACTGCAAGGCAGAGGACAACAGTATAAGTCCAAAAcaccaggaatgtgaaatgaattcTGGTGACAAATGTAGTCTACAAAACCAACAAAAAGGCCCGGATTCTTCATACCTGTTTAAAAAAAGACACCTCAATGAAAATGTGACATGTGCAGATTGTGGCACACGCTTCCTGAAAAAGAAGTATCTTATTCAACACAAAAAGTTAAATAGATGTAAATTTTTACTAAGCCATATAGATGAGCAGAATTCATTGTCAGTTGAGCTAGATTGCATGATGAAAAATGCCTCTAATTCAGGCAATGTTGATAAATCATTCCAAACctttcttgaaaaagaaaaaaactgcataGAAGACACATCTTTCTCCATTTGGACACATGAAAATAAGTTAGGAATCTTTGGGGAAAAACCTTATAAATGTCAGTCGTGTGGGAGAGgtttcttttataagaaaaatctgTATCGACACTTAAGGCTTAGAAGATGTAAATTAGCTTGTAAATGTCCATTTTGTGGTGTGCATTTCTTCCACAAAAAGGTGATGCCCGATCACTTGAATTATGAGCTAACTCAAAATGTCCAAAGCTCACAGTATTCTCAAAATGACAGCAGAAGTGAGACATTAGAAGACTTATGTTGTCATAAGTGCAGACAGACTTCTTGTAATAAGGAAGAAGATTCCTTGCCTCTAAATCTAATCACTgattataaaaaggaaatgacCATTGTTGACATCGagacacaaaacaaaaacacatgtgTAGATGAACTGAGAATATCAGTTGAAAATGAGAATCCTACACTTCTTCCCGAATGTAAGAAGAATTTTCCATCCATATCTGAGCAAAATCTTCAAGTGAAAGAACATTCAACTAAGAGAATATTGAAGTGTTCAGTGTGTGATGTGGAGTTTTCCAGTACTTTTGTACATGACTGCCACATGAAGATCTGCCATTCTGATAGAGACTGCTCTTGCATTACTTGTAATAAGGATTTGAAAGGTTACGACGACTTCGATTTATTCTTGCCCGAGCATAAAAATGGTAAATCATATGAATGCCCTTTGTGTGACAAGAAATTCCTCAGATACCGTAATATGCTAAGGCACGTAAAAGTACACCTGCAGAGATGCACCAAGAATGATTTTCATGACAAGGGGTCAGAAATCTAA